A single genomic interval of Aythya fuligula isolate bAytFul2 chromosome 28, bAytFul2.pri, whole genome shotgun sequence harbors:
- the LOC116499697 gene encoding ras-related protein Rab-11A-like has protein sequence MRGRDEEYDCLFKVVLIGDSGVGKSNLLSRFTRNEFNLESKSTIGVEFATRSIQVDNKTVKAQIWDTAGQERYRAITSAYYRGAVGALLVYDIAKYLTYENAERWLKELQDHADANIVIMLVGNKSDLRHLRAVPTDEARSFAEKNGLSFLETSALDSTNVETAFHSILTEIYRLVSQRQIAGQPESEFGPSTTIEPVRVLPTQQDGRQAPCCQNI, from the exons atgCGGGGCCGGGACGAGGAGTACGACTGCCTCTTCAAGG TTGTGCTCATCGGGGACTCCGGCGTGGGGAAGAGCAACCTCCTGTCCCGCTTCACCCGCAATGAGTTCAACCTGGAGAGCAAGAGCACCATCGGGGTGGAGTTCGCCACGAGGAGCATCCAGGTGGACAACAAGACCGTGAAAGCTCAGATTTGGGACACGGCCGGGCAGGAGCGGTACCGGGCCATCACCTCGGC GTATTACCGGGGGGCCGTGGGAGCTCTGCTGGTCTACGACATCGCCAAGTACCTGACGTACGAGAACGCCGAGCGCtggctgaaggagctgcaggaccaCGCCGACGCCAACATCGTCATCATGCTGGTGGGCAACAAGAGCGACCTGCGGCACCTGCGGGCCGTGCCCACCGACGAGGCCAGGAGCTTTGCAG AGAAGAACGGGCTCTCCTTCCTCGAGACGTCGGCTCTGGACTCCACCAACGTGGAGACGGCTTTCCACAGCATCCTCACGG AGATCTACCGCCTCGTGTCGCAGCGGCAGATCGCCGGGCAGCCCGAATCTGAATTTGGCCCCAGCACCACCATCGAGCCCGTCCGGGTGCTGCCCACGCAGCAGGATGGCCGccaggctccctgctgccaAAACATCTGA